Proteins encoded by one window of Lycium barbarum isolate Lr01 chromosome 11, ASM1917538v2, whole genome shotgun sequence:
- the LOC132617701 gene encoding protein CUP-SHAPED COTYLEDON 2-like, whose protein sequence is MENYQMHFDCGDTHLPPGFRFHPTDEELITYYLLKKVLDCNFTARAIAEVDLNKCEPWELPGKAKMGEKEWYFFSLRDRKYPTGLRTNRATEAGYWKATGKDREIFSSKTCALVGMKKTLVFYRGRAPKGEKSNWVMHEYRLDGKFAYHYISRSSKDEWVISRVFQKSGSTGTATSNGGKKRLSSSINMYQEVSSPSSVSLPPLLDSSPYSTTATSAVINTDHHESFKKEHVPCFSTTTHSSTFDPSSVFDMNTLHALPAPSFSAILDTNQTNFNHYTRNSTFPSLRSLHENLQLPLFSSGTSAMHGGFSAPMANWPVPETQKVEHSELDCMWSY, encoded by the exons ATGGAGAACTATCAGATGCATTTTGATTGTGGTGATACGCATTTGCCACCGGGTTTTAGGTTTCATCCGACTGATGAAGAGCTAATTACTTACTATTTGTTGAAGAAGGTTCTTGACTGTAACTTTACTGCTCGAGCCATTGCTGAAGTTGATCTCAATAAATGCGAGCCTTGGGAGCTTCCAG ggAAAGCAAAGATGGGAGAAAAAGAATGGTACTTTTTCAGCCTACGTGATAGGAAGTATCCAACGGGGTTAAGAACTAACAGAGCTACAGAGGCTGGTTACTGGAAAGCTACTGGAAAAGACAGGGAAATTTTCAGCTCAAAGACTTGTGCACTTGTTGGTAtgaagaaaaccctagttttctatCGAGGAAGGGCTCCTAAAGGAGAGAAAAGCAACTGGGTTATGCATGAATATCGTCTTGATGGAAAATTTGCTTACCACTATATCTCAAGAAGTTCAAAG GACGAGTGGGTGATCTCTAGGGTCTTTCAGAAAAGCGGTTCTACTGGTACTGCCACTTCAAATGGTGGCAAAAAAAGGTTAAGTTCAAGCATCAACATGTACCAGGAAGTAAGTTCACCATCCTCAGTCTCGCTTCCGCCACTCCTTGATTCCTCCCCATACAGCACAACTGCTACTTCAGCTGTTATTAATACTGATCATCATGAAAGCTTCAAGAAGGAGCACGTGCCCTGTTTCTCCACAACAACACACAGTAGTACTTTCGACCCAAGTTCTGTCTTTGACATGAACACATTGCATGCACTGCCTGCTCCTAGTTTCAGTGCTATTCTCGACACTAACCAAACCAATTTCAACCACTACACAAGGAACTCTACTTTTCCAAGTTTAAGGTCACTCCATGAGAACCTTCAGCTTCCATTGTTTTCGAGTGGAACTTCGGCTATGCATGGTGGATTTTCTGCTCCTATGGCTAACTGGCCGGTGCCGGAGACTCAGAAAGTTGAGCATTCTGAACTTGATTGTATGTGGAGTTACTAA